One Nostoc punctiforme PCC 73102 DNA window includes the following coding sequences:
- a CDS encoding tetratricopeptide repeat protein produces the protein MLMYLNKSLSTVLTLTLITAVLAINTCIAQADKCQYVLWVCIILGKGGNSGPPNKPPDEQIARLKNAIREEKATGDDYLLLGYFYGLQKKYPQSESSYRQGLQRATDVNQQAIAQKGLADVFVATGKKEQAVLNLREAQKLYETLEQKQQVIQIQQQLIQLRKR, from the coding sequence ATGTTGATGTATCTTAACAAGTCCCTTTCTACAGTTTTGACCTTAACGCTCATAACTGCCGTGTTAGCAATTAATACTTGTATTGCCCAAGCTGATAAGTGCCAATATGTGTTATGGGTGTGCATAATCCTTGGTAAAGGCGGTAACAGTGGTCCTCCGAATAAACCGCCTGATGAACAAATTGCGAGACTGAAAAATGCAATCAGAGAAGAAAAAGCAACAGGAGATGATTACTTACTTCTAGGCTATTTCTATGGGCTACAGAAAAAATATCCTCAGTCGGAGTCTAGTTATCGTCAAGGGTTGCAACGCGCAACCGATGTCAACCAGCAAGCCATAGCCCAAAAGGGTCTGGCAGATGTGTTTGTAGCCACTGGAAAGAAAGAGCAAGCAGTCCTTAATTTGAGAGAGGCACAGAAGCTATATGAAACTTTAGAGCAAAAGCAACAGGTGATTCAAATTCAACAACAGCTAATACAGTTGCGAAAGAGATAG